A genomic region of Nymphaea colorata isolate Beijing-Zhang1983 chromosome 2, ASM883128v2, whole genome shotgun sequence contains the following coding sequences:
- the LOC116247724 gene encoding uncharacterized protein LOC116247724: MESGGTRDGGGGGEDDEFSVMVLASDLTVDARSFLERVNETHQEDEWFDCRTSLLDEDFSDLEQLQALRVEGLDKQGRPILRIVGKYFPAPVISAERLKKYVFHKIHTELPEGPFCIVYLHSCVQKEDNSPGMTILRCIYEDIPAAYKSRLEVVYFVHPGIRSRLVLATLGRFFLSEGLYWKIKYVSRLQYLWDDIKKGQVEIPDFVKQHDDVLENRPLTDYGIEPDILPVNEGPMVGYSFMRHEDRWASRAYS, encoded by the exons ATGGAGAGCGGAGGGACGAGGGacggaggcggaggaggagaaGACGACGAGTTCTCGGTCATGGTGCTGGCATCCGACCTAACGGTGGATGCACGATCCTTTCTGGAGCGGGTGAACGAGACACATCAGGAGGACGAGTGGTTCGACTGCCGCACCTCCCTCCTCGACGAGGACTTTTCCGACCTCGAGCAGCTGCAGGCTCTGCGTGTCGAGGGCCTGGACAAGCAAGGCCGCCCCATCCTCAGGATCGTCGGCAAGTACTTCCCGG CTCCAGTCATCAGTGCAGAGCGGCTGAAGAAGTATGTATTCCACAAGATCCACACTGAATTGCCTGAAGGGCCATTTTGTATTGTTTACTTGCACAGCTGTGTTCAGAAAGAGGACAACTCTCCAGGGATGACCATTCTGAGGTGCATCTACGAAGATATTCCCGCTGCTTACAAGAGTAGGCTTGAGGTTGTATACTTTGTGCATCCTGGGATACGATCAAGGCTTGTTCTGGCTACCCTTGGCCGGTTCTTCTTGAGTGAAGG TTTGTACTGGAAAATCAAGTATGTTAGCCGTCTTCAGTATCTTTGGGATGATATCAAGAAGGGGCAGGTTGAAATTCCAGACTTTGTAAAACAACATGACGATGTTCTTGAGAATAGACCATTGACAGATTACGGAATAGAGCCCGACATTCTTCCTGTAAATGAGGGGCCAATGGTGGGCTATTCGTTCATGAGGCATGAGGACAGATGGGCTTCTAGGGCATATTCTTGA
- the LOC116248002 gene encoding protein MOS2-like, with protein sequence MKFNAFSIPSKPSAEIRRPSTFCDEPAEIAEGLQYVTEFDGSAPLVEPKSITIPRQENTWRPERRMKDINLAGVQFDTKVEKDLKTDTGYGLNLRNRVNDSKQQEETTSIARKSVIESLWDQKYKEDVVNLPDEDGPEKYKDVPVESFALAVLSSYGWSKGKGIGRNATEDVPIYKHPRRIGGFGVTVDLENQRQMRHGV encoded by the coding sequence ATGAAGTTCAATGCCTTTTCCATTCCTTCCAAACCATCTGCCGAAATCAGGAGACCCTCCACTTTCTGTGATGAGCCTGCTGAGATAGCTGAAGGACTTCAATACGTGACAGAGTTTGATGGCTCTGCTCCCTTAGTAGAACCCAAATCAATAACAATCCCTAGGCAAGAGAATACATGGCGTCCTGAGAGAAGGATGAAGGACATCAACCTTGCCGGTGTCCAGTTTGATACTAAGGTTGAAAAAGATCTCAAAACAGATACAGGGTATGGGCTAAACCTTAGGAACAGGGTTAATGATAgtaagcaacaagaagaaacgACTTCGATTGCTAGGAAGTCTGTTATAGAGAGCCTCTGGGATcaaaagtacaaagaagatgtgGTAAATTTGCCAGATGAGGATGGTCCAGAGAAGTATAAGGATGTCCCGGTTGAGAGCTTTGCATTGGCCGTGCTCTCTAGCTATGGATGGTCAAAAGGCAAGGGGATCGGAAGAAACGCAACGGAGGATGTGCCGATTTACAAGCATCCGAGGCGAATAGGAGGATTTGGAGTCACGGTCGACCTAGAGAACCAGAGACAGATGAGGCACGGAGTTTAG